One genomic region from Clostridium saccharobutylicum DSM 13864 encodes:
- the bglS gene encoding beta-glucanase has translation MNIKKIKTAILGTLVSTFLVGALIPTQAFALTTKHFSDGFNYFNTSAWSKSNGWSNGNMFNCTWRDSNVKFNNGAMNLNISKDTQGGALPYAGGEYRTNDTYRYGLYQVNMKPAKNTGIVSSFFTYTGPSDNTPWDEIDIEFLGKDTTKVQFNYYTNGVGNHEYLYNLGFDASKSYHTYAFNWQPTYIAWLVDGVEVHRAYNNIPSHAGKIIMNLWPGTGVDSWLNAYDGKTPLNASYDWMSYDPQ, from the coding sequence ATGAACATAAAGAAAATTAAAACTGCAATATTAGGAACACTAGTAAGTACTTTCTTGGTAGGAGCTTTAATACCAACACAAGCTTTTGCATTGACTACAAAACACTTTAGTGACGGATTTAATTATTTTAATACAAGTGCTTGGTCAAAATCAAATGGATGGTCTAACGGGAACATGTTTAACTGTACTTGGAGAGATAGTAATGTTAAGTTTAACAATGGAGCTATGAATCTTAATATCAGTAAAGATACTCAAGGTGGAGCTTTACCATATGCGGGTGGAGAATATCGCACAAATGATACTTACAGATATGGACTCTACCAAGTAAATATGAAACCAGCAAAAAATACTGGTATAGTTTCTTCATTTTTTACTTATACAGGACCATCAGATAATACTCCTTGGGATGAAATAGATATAGAGTTTTTAGGCAAAGATACTACAAAGGTACAATTCAATTATTATACAAACGGTGTAGGTAATCATGAGTATCTTTATAATTTAGGATTTGATGCTTCAAAAAGTTACCATACTTATGCCTTTAATTGGCAACCAACTTATATTGCATGGTTGGTAGATGGAGTGGAAGTGCATAGAGCATACAATAATATTCCATCACATGCTGGTAAAATTATTATGAATTTATGGCCTGGAACAGGTGTAGATTCATGGTTAAATGCTTATGATGGTAAAACTCCACTTAACGCATCTTACGATTGGATGTCTTATGATCCACAGTAA
- the hisC gene encoding histidinol-phosphate transaminase, with product MSKYWNETVNNIEPYIPGEQPKDKKYIKLNTNENPYPPSKKAIEAMENVINDDLKLYPDPTCSELISEIAVKYGVDEDEVFVGNGSDEVLAFSFMTFFSREKRILFPDISYTFYKVYSELFKLNYELVKLDDDFNIPLDEFKKSNGGIIIPNPNAPTGKYIDTENLRNLIEVNKESVVIIDEAYVDFGGESMVKFIKDYQNLLVVQTLSKSRSLAGMRVGFALGHRDLIEGLNRIKNSMNSYTIDRVALAGAKAAINDNEYFNEITKKIINTRENSTNQLRELGFKVLESKANFIFVTHEKANGKFLYESLKDNGILVRYFNKDRIDNYLRITIGTDNEMDVLIEKIKTILENL from the coding sequence ATGAGTAAATATTGGAATGAAACTGTAAATAATATAGAACCGTATATTCCAGGGGAACAACCTAAAGATAAGAAATACATAAAACTAAATACTAACGAAAATCCATATCCGCCATCTAAAAAAGCTATAGAGGCAATGGAAAATGTGATTAATGATGATTTAAAGCTTTATCCAGATCCAACTTGCAGTGAACTAATAAGTGAAATAGCAGTGAAATATGGTGTGGATGAAGATGAAGTATTTGTAGGAAATGGATCTGATGAGGTTTTAGCATTTTCATTTATGACTTTTTTTTCTAGAGAAAAGAGAATTTTATTTCCAGACATAAGTTACACTTTTTATAAAGTGTACTCTGAATTATTTAAATTAAATTATGAATTAGTCAAATTAGATGATGATTTTAATATACCACTAGATGAGTTTAAGAAGTCTAATGGTGGAATAATAATACCTAATCCTAATGCACCTACAGGAAAATATATAGATACTGAAAATTTAAGAAATTTAATAGAAGTAAATAAAGAAAGTGTAGTTATTATAGATGAAGCTTATGTAGACTTTGGAGGCGAATCCATGGTTAAATTTATTAAGGACTACCAGAACCTTCTTGTCGTGCAAACTTTATCTAAGTCACGTTCATTAGCCGGCATGAGAGTTGGATTTGCTTTAGGACATAGAGATTTAATTGAAGGATTAAATAGAATAAAAAATAGTATGAATTCTTATACAATAGATAGGGTTGCACTAGCTGGTGCTAAAGCTGCTATAAATGATAATGAATATTTTAATGAAATAACGAAAAAGATAATTAATACAAGAGAGAATTCAACTAATCAATTAAGAGAATTAGGTTTTAAGGTTTTAGAATCAAAAGCGAATTTTATATTTGTAACTCATGAAAAAGCAAATGGAAAATTCCTTTATGAATCTTTAAAAGATAATGGTATATTAGTAAGATACTTTAATAAGGATAGGATTGATAACTATTTAAGAATAACAATAGGAACTGATAATGAAATGGATGTTTTAATTGAGAAAATTAAAACTATATTAGAAAATTTATAA